The proteins below are encoded in one region of Ereboglobus luteus:
- a CDS encoding rhamnogalacturonan acetylesterase: MRHLTLITLGLLTLCLARAATGAASDDRPVEDAAKAGLVKKERAELPTLWVIGDSTVRVGTNGQRGWGDELGPFFDTAKINIVNRAIGGRSSRTFLTDGRWDAILKELRPGDVVIMQFGHNDAGPINEKPPRDSKTRARGTIRGNGDETVFVEKNIITGKPETVHSYGWYIRNYVTTAKSKGAIPVVCSPVPRKSWDSESASAKINRASGSYGLWARQAAEQSGALFVDLNEIIARGYEKLGRVAIEPFFADKGTHTTREGAAFNARAVVSGLNSFKDDNPLAAYLSEEGGKVPAFVP; the protein is encoded by the coding sequence ATGCGTCATCTCACACTTATCACACTCGGTTTGCTCACACTTTGCCTTGCCAGGGCGGCGACAGGCGCGGCCTCGGATGATCGTCCGGTTGAGGACGCTGCCAAGGCGGGTCTCGTCAAAAAAGAGCGCGCCGAGTTGCCGACGCTCTGGGTTATCGGCGACTCCACCGTGCGCGTCGGCACCAATGGCCAGCGCGGCTGGGGCGACGAACTCGGGCCGTTTTTCGACACGGCCAAAATCAACATCGTCAACCGCGCCATCGGCGGACGCAGCTCGCGAACATTTCTGACCGACGGACGCTGGGACGCCATTTTGAAAGAGCTGCGCCCCGGTGATGTTGTCATCATGCAGTTCGGGCACAACGATGCCGGCCCCATAAACGAAAAGCCCCCGCGCGACTCCAAGACGCGTGCGCGCGGCACTATTCGCGGCAATGGCGACGAAACCGTTTTTGTTGAAAAAAACATTATCACGGGAAAGCCCGAAACCGTTCACAGCTACGGCTGGTATATCCGCAACTACGTGACCACCGCCAAGTCCAAGGGCGCGATTCCCGTGGTCTGCTCCCCGGTGCCGCGCAAAAGCTGGGACTCGGAATCCGCGAGCGCCAAAATAAACCGCGCCTCGGGCAGTTATGGCTTGTGGGCGCGCCAGGCGGCGGAGCAGTCCGGCGCGCTGTTTGTCGACCTCAACGAGATCATCGCGCGCGGTTACGAGAAACTCGGGCGCGTCGCCATCGAGCCGTTTTTCGCCGACAAAGGCACGCACACCACTCGAGAAGGCGCGGCTTTCAACGCCCGTGCCGTTGTCTCGGGCCTGAACAGTTTCAAGGATGATAATCCGCTGGCCGCGTATCTTTCCGAGGAAGGCGGGAAGGTTCCGGCGTTTGTCCCCTGA
- a CDS encoding Tat pathway signal sequence domain protein, producing the protein MDSHRRARWNQNRQRPRSRSRHARRPSKPLTIKNTADAIEIDTGVIRCAIATKKSDVLITKITRADLGDKAVLVNGRLVALTSDAPDLDGRAGDSKTRAFQGEIDAVTVEQSGPVRAVVKIEGRHAHRLFKAVYLLPFTVRLYFYAGGECVRMMHSFVYDGNVEKDFIRGLGVRFEVPMADAPYDRHVRYVGEGRGLWAEAVMGLTGLRRDPDQRGSNAIKSAQLAGLACPPLSTFNKQVSDRIQYIPEWGDSTLTQLSANGFAIRKRTKAGHAWVDVDQGTRASGTGYIGGAKGGGVVFGLRDFWQRHPVQLDVRNAHTDAAEVTVWMYSPEAPAMDLRFYHDGMGMDTFKKQYDGGLIITYEDYEPGYGDAHGIARSSELFLWAVAATPSRDTIADIAALVRNPAHLVCPPARIHAAKVFGDVWGLPDTSTPVKAALEKRLDWQIDYYKKQIDQRHWYGFWNYGDVMHSYDRDRHVWKYDVGGYAWDNSELSPDLWLWTYYMRTGRADVFRLAEAMTRHTGEVDTYHAGQFAGLGTRHNVQHWGCSAKQVRISTAAYRRIYYYLTADERVGDIMRELLDVDKKLNDIDPARKLENATPLGAYDSRVSFGTDWANLAVAWLTEWERGGDMKYRDKLLRGMRDWGKMPLGFFTSDRYGYKIADGSLEPLTVRGRPGNSTATIGVSHLDSVFGAVETFAELIQLTEGQPEYEGFKKVWLHFCTLYNAPKDEKKAALGADVRGGSLAQAHSRLTAYAAKMTGDKKLAARAWSEFFRNDAADHGDSSGTRHLLETKRIEGPTVLNPVDEAAWVSTNDASQWGLAAMQCLALVGDSIP; encoded by the coding sequence ATGGACAGCCACCGCCGTGCCCGCTGGAATCAAAATCGGCAACGACCTCGATCTCGCTCCCGGCACGCCCGCCGCCCCTCGAAACCGCTCACCATTAAAAACACCGCCGACGCCATCGAAATCGACACCGGCGTCATCCGCTGCGCCATCGCCACCAAAAAGAGCGACGTGCTCATTACAAAAATCACGCGCGCCGATCTGGGTGACAAAGCAGTTCTTGTTAATGGCCGCCTCGTCGCGCTTACAAGTGACGCACCCGATCTTGATGGGCGCGCTGGCGACTCGAAAACCAGAGCCTTTCAAGGTGAAATCGACGCCGTCACCGTCGAGCAAAGCGGCCCCGTCCGCGCCGTCGTGAAAATCGAAGGAAGGCATGCCCATCGTTTATTTAAGGCAGTTTATCTGCTCCCCTTCACCGTCCGCCTCTACTTCTACGCCGGCGGCGAATGCGTGCGCATGATGCACAGCTTCGTTTACGACGGAAACGTCGAGAAGGATTTCATTCGCGGACTCGGCGTGCGCTTTGAGGTGCCCATGGCCGACGCGCCCTACGACCGTCACGTTCGTTACGTCGGCGAGGGACGCGGACTCTGGGCCGAGGCCGTCATGGGCCTCACCGGCCTGCGCCGCGATCCCGACCAGCGCGGCAGCAACGCAATCAAGTCCGCCCAACTCGCCGGCCTCGCCTGCCCGCCGCTGTCCACGTTCAACAAACAAGTTTCTGACCGCATCCAATACATCCCCGAATGGGGCGACTCCACGCTCACGCAACTCTCCGCCAACGGCTTTGCCATCCGCAAACGCACCAAGGCCGGGCACGCCTGGGTTGATGTTGACCAGGGCACGCGCGCATCCGGCACCGGTTACATCGGCGGCGCAAAAGGCGGCGGCGTTGTCTTCGGCCTCCGAGATTTCTGGCAGCGCCACCCCGTGCAACTCGATGTGCGCAACGCCCACACCGACGCCGCCGAGGTTACCGTCTGGATGTATTCGCCCGAGGCGCCGGCGATGGATCTGCGCTTCTACCACGACGGCATGGGCATGGATACGTTCAAGAAACAATACGACGGCGGCCTCATCATCACCTACGAGGATTACGAGCCCGGCTACGGCGACGCGCACGGCATCGCCCGCTCGAGCGAGCTGTTCCTCTGGGCCGTCGCCGCCACGCCCTCGCGCGACACCATTGCCGACATAGCCGCGCTCGTCCGCAATCCCGCGCACCTCGTTTGCCCGCCCGCGCGCATCCACGCCGCAAAAGTTTTCGGCGACGTTTGGGGCCTGCCCGACACGTCCACACCCGTGAAAGCGGCGCTCGAAAAACGCCTCGATTGGCAGATCGATTATTACAAAAAACAAATCGACCAGCGCCATTGGTATGGATTCTGGAACTACGGCGACGTGATGCACTCCTACGATCGCGACCGCCACGTTTGGAAATACGACGTCGGCGGCTACGCGTGGGACAACTCCGAGCTCTCGCCCGACCTCTGGCTCTGGACCTACTACATGCGCACGGGCCGCGCCGATGTCTTCCGTCTCGCCGAGGCCATGACGCGCCACACCGGCGAGGTTGACACTTACCACGCCGGGCAATTCGCCGGGCTCGGCACGCGCCACAACGTCCAGCACTGGGGATGCTCCGCGAAACAAGTTCGCATCTCCACCGCCGCCTACCGCCGCATCTACTATTACCTCACCGCCGACGAGCGCGTGGGCGACATCATGCGCGAGCTCTTGGACGTGGACAAAAAACTCAACGACATCGATCCCGCCCGGAAACTTGAAAACGCCACGCCGCTCGGCGCCTACGATTCGCGCGTCAGCTTCGGCACCGACTGGGCCAACCTCGCTGTCGCCTGGCTCACCGAATGGGAGCGCGGCGGCGACATGAAGTATCGCGACAAACTCCTTCGCGGCATGCGCGACTGGGGCAAGATGCCGCTCGGCTTTTTCACGAGCGACCGCTACGGCTACAAAATCGCCGACGGCAGCCTCGAGCCGCTCACCGTGCGCGGCCGTCCCGGCAACAGCACGGCGACCATCGGCGTCTCGCACCTCGATTCCGTTTTCGGCGCCGTCGAAACCTTCGCCGAGCTCATCCAGCTCACCGAGGGCCAGCCCGAATACGAAGGTTTCAAAAAAGTCTGGCTGCACTTCTGCACGCTTTACAATGCGCCGAAGGACGAGAAAAAGGCCGCGCTCGGCGCCGATGTCCGCGGCGGCAGTCTTGCGCAAGCCCACTCGCGCCTCACCGCCTACGCCGCGAAGATGACGGGCGACAAAAAACTCGCCGCCCGCGCCTGGAGCGAATTCTTCCGCAACGACGCCGCCGACCATGGTGATTCCTCCGGCACGCGCCACTTGCTGGAAACGAAACGCATCGAAGGCCCGACCGTGCTGAATCCTGTTGACGAGGCCGCCTGGGTCTCGACCAACGACGCCTCCCAGTGGGGCCTCGCCGCCATGCAATGCCTCGCCCTCGTCGGCGACAGCATTCCGTAA
- the rhaM gene encoding L-rhamnose mutarotase: protein MIRKAFVMSVNPGKEAEYQRRHNPIWADLAAELKSHGSHNYSIFLDPKTLQLFGYVEIESEERWAQVAQTDACQRWWKFMGDIMPSNPDNSPVSRDLNEVFHLE from the coding sequence ATGATCCGCAAAGCATTCGTCATGAGCGTGAATCCCGGCAAGGAAGCCGAGTATCAGCGCCGCCACAATCCCATCTGGGCCGATCTCGCCGCCGAGCTCAAGAGCCACGGCAGCCACAACTACTCGATCTTCCTCGACCCGAAGACGCTCCAGCTATTCGGCTACGTGGAAATCGAGAGCGAGGAACGCTGGGCGCAAGTCGCGCAAACCGACGCCTGCCAGCGCTGGTGGAAGTTCATGGGCGACATCATGCCGAGCAATCCCGACAACAGCCCGGTGTCGCGCGACCTGAACGAGGTTTTCCACCTCGAATAA
- a CDS encoding sodium:solute symporter family protein, whose protein sequence is MNGIRILDILVVLAYFAAIVYIGRRAKAASSKGEESYFLAGRKLGKLYQAFLNFGNATEPQGAVSNASFVYRSGASNAWYSFQTVFINPYYWFMNVWFRRVRLLTMADLFVDRFNSKGMGVFYSLFQICVAVLLIGFGSFTAYTITASLVNKAEDSWTVEERAAVESFRELRALETQQRVSIIAAELAGLNAIVPDALTGAQRARIAEITHDMAADTKSFENITPLTPAQQQRLADLRDAKARGDIYSNVSVLRPPVYKWGFYIMFIAVVGAYMVLGGMQAAAVAEALQGTLIIIFSILLIPTGLYAIGGWGQLAERVPAKMFDLFGGSLTGWSIFAITLVSLIQMNALSPNMNIMGSAKNETAARMGVTGLYGKRLMIILWTFAGLIAAALFVGPDALADSDTAWGMLSERLLGPIPGFIGLMLAGVIAGVMSNLAAKSIAVSALFTRNIYRVFNPAASETKSVFVARCTICVVLVVGLFAATFMKDMMAVVKLVITVNVPFGVLIMVMFFWRRVTLPAAWTAIIVAIALNVAFPIVAPWIPAMTNNQSLAISSIEKDGKPAPVYWEVVTRVDKDDPNSPLKGSGRFDMENFMATKLGIVDSATMSARNRENLRYYVDAALPFIVLILMSLLTRNRNPGQVDFFYGKMKTPVGDTPELEAQAIEETRRNPRRFDHTKLFGKNSSWEFGKWDRQDAVGFVACCAASGAIIALFWGLLKLASGG, encoded by the coding sequence ATGAACGGCATCCGAATATTGGACATCCTGGTGGTTCTCGCTTATTTCGCGGCGATTGTTTACATCGGGAGGCGCGCCAAAGCCGCCTCGTCAAAGGGCGAGGAGAGTTACTTCCTCGCGGGCCGCAAGCTCGGCAAGCTCTACCAGGCGTTCCTCAACTTCGGCAACGCCACCGAGCCGCAGGGTGCGGTTTCCAACGCGAGCTTCGTTTACAGAAGCGGCGCGTCGAACGCGTGGTATTCGTTCCAGACGGTGTTCATCAACCCGTATTACTGGTTCATGAACGTGTGGTTTCGCCGCGTGCGCCTGCTCACGATGGCCGATCTTTTTGTCGACCGTTTCAACAGCAAGGGCATGGGCGTGTTTTATTCGCTGTTCCAGATTTGCGTGGCGGTGCTGCTGATTGGTTTCGGCAGTTTCACGGCTTACACGATCACGGCGTCGCTGGTGAACAAGGCCGAGGATTCATGGACGGTTGAGGAGCGCGCCGCCGTCGAAAGTTTCCGCGAGTTGCGCGCCCTCGAAACACAACAGCGCGTGTCGATCATCGCCGCCGAGCTGGCGGGTTTGAATGCGATCGTGCCCGATGCGCTCACCGGCGCGCAGCGCGCCCGCATCGCCGAAATCACCCATGACATGGCGGCGGACACGAAGAGTTTTGAAAACATCACCCCGCTCACGCCCGCGCAGCAACAACGCCTGGCGGACTTGCGCGACGCGAAGGCGCGCGGCGATATATACAGCAATGTGTCGGTGCTTCGCCCGCCTGTGTATAAATGGGGTTTTTATATAATGTTTATCGCGGTCGTGGGCGCGTATATGGTGCTCGGCGGCATGCAGGCCGCGGCGGTCGCGGAGGCGTTGCAGGGCACGCTGATTATTATTTTCTCCATATTGCTTATCCCGACCGGACTCTACGCGATCGGCGGCTGGGGGCAGCTTGCCGAGAGGGTGCCTGCAAAGATGTTCGACTTGTTCGGCGGCTCGCTCACGGGCTGGAGCATATTTGCGATCACACTGGTAAGCCTTATACAAATGAACGCGCTCAGTCCGAACATGAACATCATGGGCTCCGCGAAAAACGAAACCGCCGCCCGCATGGGCGTGACCGGTCTCTACGGCAAACGCCTGATGATCATTTTGTGGACGTTCGCGGGCCTGATTGCCGCGGCGCTCTTTGTCGGACCTGACGCGCTTGCCGATTCCGACACGGCGTGGGGCATGCTTTCCGAGCGGTTGCTCGGCCCGATCCCCGGATTCATCGGCCTCATGCTCGCGGGTGTTATCGCCGGCGTGATGTCGAATCTCGCCGCAAAATCCATCGCGGTTTCGGCCTTGTTCACGCGCAACATCTACCGCGTGTTTAATCCCGCCGCCAGCGAGACGAAAAGTGTGTTTGTTGCGCGGTGCACCATTTGCGTGGTTCTGGTCGTCGGGCTTTTCGCCGCGACATTCATGAAGGACATGATGGCGGTCGTTAAGCTCGTCATCACCGTCAACGTGCCCTTTGGCGTGCTGATCATGGTTATGTTCTTCTGGCGCCGGGTGACGCTGCCCGCCGCGTGGACGGCGATCATCGTGGCGATCGCGCTCAATGTCGCATTCCCGATTGTCGCGCCGTGGATTCCGGCGATGACCAACAACCAGTCGCTCGCGATTTCCTCCATTGAGAAGGATGGCAAACCGGCCCCCGTTTACTGGGAGGTTGTCACCCGCGTGGACAAGGACGACCCCAACAGTCCGCTGAAAGGCAGCGGTCGTTTCGACATGGAGAACTTCATGGCCACCAAGCTCGGCATCGTCGACTCGGCCACGATGAGCGCGCGCAATCGCGAAAACCTCCGCTACTATGTGGACGCCGCGCTGCCCTTCATCGTTCTCATTCTCATGAGCCTCCTGACGCGGAACCGCAACCCCGGGCAGGTCGATTTCTTCTATGGCAAAATGAAAACGCCCGTTGGCGACACGCCCGAACTCGAGGCGCAGGCCATCGAGGAAACGCGCCGCAACCCGCGCCGCTTCGACCACACCAAGCTCTTCGGCAAAAACTCGTCGTGGGAATTTGGAAAGTGGGACAGGCAGGACGCCGTCGGTTTTGTCGCATGTTGCGCCGCCTCCGGTGCCATCATCGCGCTCTTCTGGGGGCTGCTCAAACTGGCCTCGGGAGGATAA
- a CDS encoding LacI family DNA-binding transcriptional regulator, whose product MSSTAPSLRDLAKTLGLSHTTVSEALRNNPRVKPETRQRVHAAAKAAGYQYNPLAGALMSEMRRSRATTFRGVIAIVDLDGPAGRAPSSARYHRELTKGAIERAEELGFKAEVFIVGHEGMTPQRLDTILQSRGIRGVFLLPVSDNPDLTKINWSRYASIYTDYVIEQPALHNICPNHYRAMLMALHRLQSLGYKRPGLVIQQHHDERLFHRWEAAYQIYQHHYNNNATKVPSLLSREINRADFSKWFKKYKPDVVLCHRAEVLDWMRECGAKVPQSHGFCCLNTMMNPDVACAGLDLQPRLLGTRGIELVIGQLYRNECGVPELRTTTTVPAQWVDGPTVRDLKKK is encoded by the coding sequence ATGTCCTCAACAGCCCCCTCACTCCGCGATCTCGCAAAGACCCTTGGCCTCTCGCACACCACCGTTTCCGAGGCCCTCCGCAACAATCCCCGCGTCAAACCCGAGACGCGCCAGCGCGTGCACGCCGCCGCCAAGGCCGCCGGCTATCAATACAACCCGCTCGCCGGCGCGCTCATGTCCGAAATGCGCCGCTCGCGCGCGACCACCTTTCGCGGCGTGATCGCCATCGTCGATCTCGACGGTCCCGCGGGACGCGCGCCCAGCTCCGCGCGCTACCACCGCGAACTCACCAAGGGCGCCATTGAGCGCGCGGAGGAACTCGGCTTCAAGGCCGAGGTTTTCATCGTGGGGCACGAAGGCATGACGCCCCAGCGCCTCGACACCATACTCCAGTCGCGCGGCATCCGCGGCGTATTCCTGCTCCCCGTCAGCGACAACCCCGACCTCACAAAAATCAACTGGTCGCGCTACGCCAGCATCTACACCGATTACGTGATCGAGCAGCCTGCGCTCCACAACATCTGCCCCAATCACTACCGCGCCATGCTCATGGCGTTGCACCGCCTCCAGTCGCTGGGCTACAAGCGCCCCGGCCTCGTGATTCAACAACACCACGACGAGCGCCTCTTCCACCGATGGGAAGCCGCCTACCAAATCTACCAGCACCACTACAACAACAACGCAACCAAGGTTCCCTCGCTCCTGTCGCGCGAAATCAACCGCGCGGACTTTTCCAAGTGGTTCAAGAAATACAAACCCGACGTCGTGCTCTGCCACCGCGCCGAGGTGCTCGACTGGATGCGCGAGTGCGGCGCGAAGGTTCCGCAGTCGCACGGCTTCTGCTGCCTGAACACAATGATGAACCCCGATGTCGCCTGCGCCGGCCTCGACCTCCAGCCGCGATTGCTCGGCACCCGCGGCATCGAACTCGTCATCGGTCAACTCTACCGCAACGAATGCGGCGTCCCCGAGCTGCGCACCACAACAACCGTCCCCGCCCAATGGGTTGACGGCCCGACGGTGCGGGACCTGAAAAAGAAATAA